A stretch of the Lolium perenne isolate Kyuss_39 chromosome 3, Kyuss_2.0, whole genome shotgun sequence genome encodes the following:
- the LOC127343014 gene encoding kinesin-like protein KIN-13B codes for MNAAGRRRYSTEQLLFDSPANAAPAGRWAQRGGVRRGDGEIFVSVDPATPARLRGGDAAAAESPGLRQQLSPGLLDLHAFDTELIPDFQVQGVYDGAQKFSYANGGGFVDSDVSFSTQKQMSKSTVFAESNYLNAFTEKEKAAPVAKIKVVVRKRPLNKKEVSKKEEDIIDIELNSLTVHETKLKVDLTEYVEKHGFMFDAVLDEDVSNDEVYRETVEPVVPAIFNRTKATCFAYGQTGSGKTYTMRPLPLKASQDILRLMHHTYRNQGFQLFFSFFEIYGGKLYDLLNERNKLCMREDGKQKVCIVGLQEHRVSDLETIKELIERGNATRSTGTTGANEESSRSHAILQLVIKRRVDGNDSKPPRLAGKLSFIDLAGSERGADTTENDKQTRIEGAEINKSLLALKECIRALDNDQTHIPFRGSKLTEVLRDSFIGDSRTVMISCISPSSGSCEHTLNTLRYADRVKSLSKGGNSKKEVTLAAAPLRESSPSPLASVVPSLSADEATNDITERNIFGWPKQQYAKEQPSPLFVDRMPKARGDTGFSSLNGGYFNEQRTSSTAETSIAVVPDTMYQQETQQTRKGRGSALEKNMRNSIAYPVRKAVPDEHDHLNDLLQEEDDLVSAHRKQVEETLDIIKEEMNLLVEADHPGNQLDDYVTRLSSILSQKAAGIVELQDRLAQFQKRLSENDVLLYSESP; via the exons ATGAACGCGGCTGGGCGCCGGCGATACTCCACGGAGCAGCTCCTATTCGATTCCCCCGCCAATGCCGCGCCGGCTGGCAGGTGGGCACAG CGCGGCGGGGTGCGGCGCGGGGATGGGGAGATCTTCGTGTCGGTGGACCCGGCCACGCCGGCCAGGCTTCGCGGAGGGGACGCGGCGGCTGCGGAGTCTCCGGGGCTCAGGCAGCAGCTCAGCCCCGGGCTTCTCGATCTCCACGCCTTCGATACCGAGCTTATCCCCGAT TTTCAAGTTCAAGGGGTGTATGATGGAGCTCAGAAGTTCAGCTATGCAAATGGAGGAGGCTTTGTCGATTCCGATGTGAGCTTCTCTACACAGAAACAGATGAGCAAGTCCACTGTTTTTGCTGAAAGTAACTACCTCAACGCCTTCACTGAGAAAGAGAAGGCAGCCCCTGTTGCCAAAATCAAAGTGGTG GTGCGCAAAAGACCACTGAACAAGAAGGAAGTATCAAAGAAAGAGGAAGATATCATAGACATTGAACTAAACTCTTTGACTGTCCATGAGACTAAGCTTAAG GTTGACCTCACGGAATATGTCGAAAAGCATGGATTTATGTTTGATGCTGTTTTAGATGAGGACGTTTCAAATGATGAG GTTTATCGTGAAACAGTTGAACCTGTGGTTCCTGCTATTTTTAATCGTACAAAGGCAACTTGTTTTGCATATGGACAAACTG GTAGTGGAAAAACCTACACCATGAGGCCACTTCCTCTGAAGGCATCCCAAGATATTCTGAGACTAATGCACCATACATATCGCAATCAAGGGTTTCAGTTATTTTTTAGTTTCTTTGAGATATATGGTGGGAAATTATACGATCTTCTAAATGAAAGGAA CAAACTTTGCATGAGAGAAGATGGGAAACAGAAAGTATGCATTGTTGGTTTGCAAGAGCACAGGGTGTCTGATCTTGAAACTATCAAGGAGTTGATTGAACGAGGCAATGCTACCAGAAGTACTGGTACAACAGGTGCAAATGAGGAGTCATCGCGATCTCATGCCATTCTTCAGCTTGTTATTAAAAGGCGTGTTGATGGCAATGACTCCAAACCACCCAGATTGGCCGGCAAGTTGTCGTTTATTGATCTGGCTGGCAGTGAGCGTGGTGCTGATACAACTGAAAACGATAAACAAACAAG AATTGAGGGTGCTGAGATCAATAAAAGTTTGCTTGCCTTAAAGGAATGTATCAGAGCGCTTGATAATGATCAGACACATATTCCCTTCAGAGGAAGCAAATTAACCGAAGTTTTGCGGGATTCATTCATTGGAGACTCACGCACTGTCATGATATCATGCATTTCCCCTAGTTCTGGTTCTTGTGAGCATACACTGAACACATTGAGATATGCTGATAG GGTGAAGAGTCTGTCAAAAGGAGGCAACAGCAAGAAAGAAGTGACTTTGGCTGCTGCACCTTTACGAGAGTCAAGTCCTTCCCCATTGGCTTCAGTTGTACCCTCTTTATCTGCAGATGAGGCGACAAATGATATCACTGAAAGGAATATTTTTGGTTGGCCTAAGCAACAGTATGCCAAAGAACAGCCATCACCATTGTTTGTGGATAGAATGCCCAAGGCTAGGGGAGATACTGGGTTCAGTTCGTTGAATGGAGGTTATTTCAACGAGCAAAGGACCAGCAGTACTGCTGAAACAAGCATAGCTGTAGTACCGGATACAATGTATCAGCAGGAAACGCAGCAGACACGGAAAGGTAGAGGTTCAGCCTTGGAGAAGAATATGAGAAATTCTATTGCTTACCCGGTTAGAAAGGCTGTGCCAGATGAACATGACCATCTTAATGACCTCCTTCAG GAAGAGGACGATCTAGTGAGCGCTCACAGAAAGCAGGTCGAAGAGACCCTGGATATTATCAAAGAG GAGATGAACTTATTAGTTGAAGCAGATCATCCTGGCAACCAACTAGATGACTACGTCACAAGACTAAGCAGTATTCTATCACAGAAAGCTGCTGGAATCGTGGAGTTACAAGATCGTCTTGCACAGTTCCAGAAGCGTTTAAGTGAGAACGACGTGCTGCTATATTCCGAGAGCCCTTGA